One stretch of Leptospira mtsangambouensis DNA includes these proteins:
- a CDS encoding DUF1574 domain-containing protein, with protein sequence MDLIRNRYLFVPFLVVFLTFCLDKLLLLENVHTYFSKSLSDINYIQKHQLYEDLKVYLANKDRDKVLVYFGNSRALLFDNEYIHKKYPGWVMFNFSVPGGKPDYVLQWMEVFHKDNVKPDFFLFDHSVEMYNSSATLKVDETLTNGLNVSFVLKHFSLFSTDDISTLIAKRMFRAYQYRPKLEVILARAKNKEAFLYPYRELRNSLMANLNKGKGSAMTPGTHQSVLPPELLKKSAIGDFHSYLVPFHFSDQVLNFTNQSLELAKELGVPSAVIWVRLSLPYMDHIRNLKVSVGNGKEDTVYHDWYPRMIEYHKQNGVPFWNMNDDTNYTCNNFSDAGHMSPTCYDEYTDFIFKNLIQSFVKGAR encoded by the coding sequence GTGGATTTAATTCGTAACAGATATTTGTTTGTCCCTTTTTTAGTTGTTTTTCTTACTTTTTGTCTAGATAAATTATTACTTCTCGAAAACGTACATACTTATTTTTCAAAGTCACTTTCTGATATAAATTACATACAGAAACATCAGTTGTATGAGGATTTGAAAGTTTATTTAGCAAACAAAGACCGAGATAAAGTTTTAGTTTACTTTGGAAATTCCCGCGCTTTGTTGTTTGATAACGAATACATTCATAAAAAATATCCAGGTTGGGTCATGTTTAATTTTTCAGTCCCTGGCGGAAAACCTGATTATGTATTGCAATGGATGGAAGTGTTTCACAAAGACAATGTAAAACCAGATTTCTTTTTATTCGATCATTCCGTTGAAATGTACAATTCTTCTGCCACATTAAAAGTGGATGAAACTTTGACAAATGGATTGAATGTATCTTTTGTATTAAAACATTTTTCTCTTTTTTCGACAGATGATATTTCGACTCTAATCGCCAAGCGAATGTTCCGTGCATATCAATACCGGCCTAAATTAGAAGTGATCTTAGCTCGGGCCAAAAACAAAGAAGCATTTTTATATCCCTATCGTGAGTTGCGTAATAGTTTAATGGCAAATTTGAACAAAGGAAAAGGATCGGCGATGACTCCGGGAACTCACCAGTCTGTGTTACCGCCGGAGTTATTAAAAAAATCTGCTATCGGAGATTTTCATTCTTATTTAGTACCGTTCCATTTTTCAGATCAGGTATTAAATTTTACAAACCAATCATTGGAGTTAGCAAAAGAACTAGGAGTTCCTTCTGCCGTCATTTGGGTTCGATTATCGTTGCCTTATATGGACCACATTCGCAATCTAAAAGTTTCTGTAGGCAATGGCAAAGAGGACACTGTGTATCATGATTGGTATCCAAGAATGATCGAATACCATAAACAAAATGGAGTTCCGTTTTGGAATATGAATGATGACACAAATTATACCTGCAACAATTTTAGTGATGCAGGCCATATGTCACCGACTTGTTACGATGAGTATACGGATTTTATTTTTAAGAATTTAATTCAGTCCTTTGTGAAAGGTGCTCGATAG
- a CDS encoding FecR domain-containing protein has translation MNLDKRDRLVLFTLLGVAILFSILFYLDLNRKIGIGDREVVGTIFFKNNIVQRKFEDEVIWEKLENNSPLTNKDTIRSEAFSDALIRLKDGTEINIDENSMFNLDLTGEEPNLEFSEGSLEVKKNDSKPNQIKITSAGSEINVDSGNVKIEKTKERELSLFVEKGKTTVKHQDGKSVSIEEGKKAEFKKTGIEIKKIPVVLISPTSQKLFYAEPDEVSVLFQWKTESGYGDPVLEISRSPNFQMTFINEKVEGNQSSFRLKEGTFYWRLKVKNKVDSGTEFSETSKFFVTKLESFQGESPESGSIIPFVQTFPLVTLSWTKLTTANSYQLIVSNSPKLTNPIKQQETTANQISYDDLKEGTYYWKVTAKSSFSDTKDRSSQVQSFIIRKQNTVPTPKWMRPANGSEISSDEIKQNQAILIWDGNAELKSYQLKIAKDSKMTSVVFSEETASNFLVPNWNSLGKGTFFATVTGKSKEGKETETSSPLSFTVVDQKKKIEPVEEVSSNKPDQKLDPKLEMMSPNGTIVQMKGKSSLDFQWKVTGVTGERYDLVLYQHNADKKTAIYKITTKDSKHSLKDLSILDEGSFSWDLSVYKDATLLFSKKGSFILALDQFKSLKPSDIEFISPKRLYKEKR, from the coding sequence ATGAATTTAGACAAACGAGACCGTCTCGTCTTATTTACCCTTTTAGGTGTTGCAATCCTTTTCTCTATTTTGTTTTATTTGGATTTGAATCGAAAGATTGGAATTGGAGATCGCGAAGTAGTAGGGACAATATTTTTTAAAAACAATATTGTTCAAAGAAAATTTGAAGATGAAGTGATTTGGGAAAAATTAGAGAACAATAGCCCACTCACAAACAAAGATACAATCCGTTCAGAAGCTTTTTCTGATGCACTCATTCGCTTAAAAGATGGAACTGAGATCAACATTGATGAAAACTCAATGTTTAACTTAGATTTGACGGGAGAAGAACCAAATCTTGAGTTTAGCGAAGGTTCGTTAGAAGTTAAAAAAAATGATTCCAAACCCAACCAAATTAAGATCACAAGCGCTGGTAGCGAAATTAATGTGGATTCGGGAAATGTAAAAATAGAAAAAACAAAAGAAAGAGAACTGAGTTTATTTGTTGAAAAAGGGAAAACGACTGTCAAACACCAAGACGGAAAGTCTGTTTCTATAGAAGAAGGTAAAAAAGCAGAATTTAAAAAAACTGGAATCGAAATTAAAAAAATTCCAGTGGTATTGATTTCTCCAACTTCTCAAAAATTATTTTATGCAGAGCCAGACGAAGTATCTGTTCTTTTCCAATGGAAAACAGAATCCGGATATGGAGATCCTGTTTTGGAAATCTCGAGATCACCTAACTTTCAAATGACGTTTATCAATGAAAAAGTAGAAGGTAATCAAAGTTCGTTTCGATTAAAAGAAGGCACTTTTTATTGGAGATTAAAAGTTAAAAACAAAGTTGATTCGGGAACAGAATTTAGCGAAACAAGTAAATTCTTTGTAACAAAATTGGAGTCCTTCCAGGGAGAATCACCTGAGTCGGGATCCATCATACCTTTTGTGCAAACCTTTCCTCTCGTAACTCTTAGTTGGACAAAACTCACAACCGCCAACTCATACCAACTGATTGTATCCAATTCTCCTAAACTCACAAATCCAATCAAACAACAGGAAACTACAGCCAATCAAATTTCTTATGATGACTTAAAAGAAGGCACCTATTATTGGAAGGTAACTGCCAAGTCATCCTTTTCAGATACAAAAGACAGAAGTAGCCAAGTACAATCTTTTATTATCAGAAAACAAAATACAGTTCCAACACCAAAATGGATGAGGCCTGCGAATGGATCGGAAATTTCATCAGATGAGATCAAACAAAACCAAGCCATTTTGATTTGGGATGGAAATGCAGAATTAAAATCCTATCAGTTAAAAATTGCAAAAGATTCTAAAATGACATCGGTCGTTTTTTCTGAAGAAACAGCTTCCAATTTTCTTGTGCCAAACTGGAACAGTTTAGGAAAAGGTACCTTCTTTGCAACAGTCACAGGAAAATCAAAAGAAGGAAAAGAAACTGAAACTTCATCTCCTCTCAGTTTTACAGTGGTAGACCAAAAGAAAAAAATCGAACCTGTAGAAGAAGTTTCATCAAATAAACCAGATCAAAAATTAGATCCAAAATTGGAAATGATGTCTCCGAATGGAACGATTGTTCAGATGAAGGGGAAATCGAGTTTAGATTTCCAGTGGAAAGTAACAGGTGTTACTGGAGAACGATATGATTTGGTTTTATACCAACATAATGCCGATAAAAAAACTGCAATCTATAAAATAACAACGAAAGATTCCAAACATAGTTTAAAAGATTTAAGCATTCTTGATGAAGGATCTTTTTCCTGGGATTTAAGTGTTTATAAAGATGCGACTTTGTTATTTTCTAAAAAAGGAAGTTTTATCTTAGCTTTGGATCAATTTAAGTCTTTGAAACCTTCTGATATTGAATTTATTTCTCCCAAACGGTTGTATAAAGAAAAAAGATGA